GAGGTGGGCTGGCAATTGCGCGCGCACCAGATCGGCATCGATCCGGGGTTGGTGCCGATGCGCGTTACGCCGCTGCTGCTGTTTGCGGGGCTGGTGCAGACGGCGATGATCGCAGTCGGCGTCTATGGATCGGATGCATTGCGATCGATGCGTTATGCCACGGCGCGGTTGCTGGTGGCGGTCAGCCTTGGCATCATCGCACTGTCGGTCGTCTATTTCATGCTGCCGGGGCGCACATTGTGGCGCTCGAACCTGCTTTACGCGATGTTCCTGGCCATGGGATCGCTGGTGCTGATCCGTCTTCTTCTGGGCGGCCTGCTGGGCACGGCGGCGTTCCGCCGTCGCGTACTGGTGCTGGGAGCTGGTGCGCGGGCTGAACGCCTGCGCAAGCTGGGTGACAGGCCGGAGGCGGGCTTCGCCATCGTCGGCTATGTGGGCATGAGCAGTGCAGCGCCGGTCGTCGTCGAGGCGATCCACCGCGATGCGATCAACAATCTGACGCGCTATGTGGAGAACCTTGGCGTCAGCGAAGTGGTGCTGGCGCTGGAAGAAAGGCGCAATGCCTTGCCGCTGAAGGACCTGTTGCGGATCAAGACGACAGGTGTCCACGTCAACGATTTTTCCACGTTTATGGAGCGCGAGACGGGCCGCGTCGATCTCGATACGGTCAACCCCAGTTGGCTCATCTTCTCGGATGGCTTCTCATCCGGGCGGGCCATTTCCAGCGCGGCAAAGCGGCTGTTCGATATAGCGGCGAGCCTGCTGTTGCTGACCTTGACGCTGCCGGTGATCGTGCTGTTCGCGCTGATCGTGAAGATCGACAGCAAGGGACCGGCGTTTTTCCGCCAGACCCGCGTCGGGCTTTATGGCCAGCCGTTCAACCTGATCAAGCTGCGTTCGATGCGCACAGATGCCGAAGTGAACGGCGCGCAATTTGCGCAGGAAAACGATCCGCGCGTCACCCGCGTCGGGCGCCTGATCCGCAAGCTGCGGATCGACGAACTGCCGCAGACCTGGACGGTGCTCAAGGGCCAGATGAGTTTTGTCGGCCCGCGCCCGGAACGCCCCGAATTCGTGGCCGATCTGGAAGAGCAGCTTCCCTATTATGCAGAGCGGCACATGGTGAAGCCGGGGATCACCGGCTGGGCGCAGATCAATTATCCTTATGGCGCCTCGATCGAAGATTCGCGCCACAAGCTGGAGTACGATCTGTATTACGCCAAGAACTACACCCCCTTCCTCGATCTGCTGATCCTTTTGCAAACCCTGCGCGTCGTGCTGTGGCACGAAGGCGCGCGCTGAGGCCGGCGGGGTGCTCAGTCCCTTCACCTGGCAAGGTTTCGGGCAGTGGATGTTCCTGGCATCCGCTTTCGCGTTCCTGCTGCTGGTCGGCTGGCGCTGGGATCGTCGCAGGCGGGGAAGTGTCACCGCTGGGCGCACCGAGATCATCGCCTTTGCGCTCACCGCAGCATGGTCGCTGGTGGTGGCGGGCACCGGCCATGAAACATTGGTTGGCCAGTTCTTCGAAACCCTGCGCAGCCTGGCGCTGCTTGGCCTGACGCTCGCACTGTTCACGCGCGATGGACGCCACGCCAGCGTCGGTCCCATTCGCCCGGTGCTTGCTGCACTGGTCTTTGTCGAGCTGCTGCAATTGCTGCTGATGATGATGCAGTTGCGCTATGCCGACAATCAGGTTGCGCAGGCGATGATCTTCCAGATCTCGGTGATGTTCCGGTTGCTGGTGGCAACGGGCGCGCTGGTGCTGGTGCACAATCTTTATGCAGGCGCGATGGCGCAGCAGCGGGTTGCCTTACGCTGGACCTGCGCGGCGCTCGGCATGATCTGGGGTTACGACCTCAACCTTTACACCATCGCCTACCTTTCGCGCACGATGCCGCTGGAACTCGCCGCATTGCGCGGGCTGGCCCAGGTTGCGGCGGCGGGGCTGCTGGTGATCGGCGCTGTCCGCGGACGTTCGGCGCTGCGCTTCTCGCCCTCGCGCGCGGTGGCGTTCCAGTCGCTCTCGCTGATGGTGATTGGCGGGTACATGATCGTGATGGTGGGCGCGGCGCAATCGCTGGCGTGGCTGGGTGGCAACGCCAGCCAACTGGCGCAGCTGGGCTTCATATTCGTGTCCAGCGTGCTGATCGTCGCGATCCTCCCTTCGGGACGAGTGCGGGGCTGGCTCAAGGTCATGCTTGCCAAGCACTTTTTCCAGCACCGTTATGATTATCGCGCGGAATGGCTGCGGTTCACCCGCACCATCGGCAGGGCCGGGTCGCAAGCGCCGCCCTTGCACGAACGCGTGGTGCAGGCTGTGGCAGATATTACCGACAGTTCTGCCGGGCTGCTGCTGGTTCCGGCAGAAAGCGGCGAACTTGTGCTTGCTTCGCGCTGGCAATGGCCGACAGCCGATGTGCCTGCCGAAGCACTGGCGGCCGCCGACGTGACGTTCTTCGAAAAGCGCGGGTTCATCGTTGATCTGGATGAAGTGCGGGCAGGCATTGACCATCAGGGTGAACCGCAGGCTGTCCCGGCGTGGATGCTGGAGGAAGTTTCGGCGTGGGCGCTGGTGCCGTTGCTGCATTTCGACAGGCTGGTAGGACTGGTCGTGCTGGGACGACCGCAAGTGGCGCGCAAGCTGGATTGGGAAGACTTCGACCTGTTGCGCGTGGTGGGCATGCAATTGGCAAGCTATCTGGCCGAACATGCGGGCCAGTCGGCCCTGCTCGAAGCCAGCCGCTTCGATGAGTTCAACCGACGTATCGCTTTTGTGATGCACGACATCAAGAACCTGGCGAGCCAGATCAGCCTGCTTGCCCGCAATGCCGAGCGGCATTCGGACAACCCCGAATTTCGCGCCGATATGCTGATTACCCTGCGCAATGCTGCGGACAAGCTCAATGCATTGCTGGCGCGCCTCTCGCGCTATGGCGGCAACGGTACGGAGCGGGTCGAGGATATCAATGCGAGCGAAGTGATCCGTGCGATTGCCGCGCGATACAATGCGCCGGGCATGCCGCAGGTTCACGTCACGCACAATGCGCCGTGCCATGTTCTGGCCAATCGCGAGGCGTTGGAGCAAGTCATTCTCCATCTGGTACAGAATGCCATCGATGCGAGCGCCGAGGGCATGGCCGTGTTTTTGCAGGCCAATGTGGATGGTTTGCACGGGGCAATCGAGGTGATCGATACCGGCAGCGGAATGAGCGCCGAGTTCATGCGCAATCGCCTCTTCAAGCCGTTTGTCTCAACCAAGCCGGGCGGCTTCGGGATCGGCGCTTTCGAAGCGCGCGAATTGGTCAAGGCCATGCGCGGGCGGCTTGAAGTGGAAAGCCGCGAGGGGTTGGGCAGCCGGTTCACCGTGCGCCTGCCGCTGACGTCCGCCCAGCCATTGATAGATTCCATCGCGGGGAGCGCAAGCTCGCCCGACAAGAAGGTAGCATGATGAGCGAACCCCAGCCCCACAAGCGGACGGGACAGCGGCCTGTGCTGCTGATCGTTGAGGACGATCCCGGTCTACAGGCACAGTTGAAGTGGGCGTACGAGGATTTCGACGTCGTGATCGCTGGCGACCGTGCCAGTGCACTGACGCTGCTGCGCGCGGAAGAACCCGCGGTAGTGACGCTCGACCTCGGACTGCCCCCGGACCCTGACGGTACGACCGAGGGCTTTGCCGTGCTGGACGAAATCATGGCGCTGCGCCCCGAAACCAAGGTTATCGTGGCCTCCGGTCATGAAGCCCGCGAAAGCGCGCTCAAGGCCATCGAGAAAGGCGCTTACGACTTTTACCAGAAGCCGGTCGATATCGATGCGCTCGGTTTGATCGTGCGCCGGGCGCTGCATCTTTCGCGGATCGAATCCGAGAACCGGAACTTGGCGACGCGGGCATCTTCGGACAACAAGGTGCTGGGCCGGATGATCACTGCCGCACCGGAAATGATCAAGGTCGCGCGTACGATCGAGCGCGTGGCGAACACGAATGTGTCGGTCATGCTGCTGGGGGCAAGCGGCACCGGCAAGGAACTGCTGGCGCGTGGCCTGCACGATGCTT
This genomic interval from Novosphingobium sp. CECT 9465 contains the following:
- the prsK gene encoding XrtA/PEP-CTERM system histidine kinase PrsK, with translation MFLASAFAFLLLVGWRWDRRRRGSVTAGRTEIIAFALTAAWSLVVAGTGHETLVGQFFETLRSLALLGLTLALFTRDGRHASVGPIRPVLAALVFVELLQLLLMMMQLRYADNQVAQAMIFQISVMFRLLVATGALVLVHNLYAGAMAQQRVALRWTCAALGMIWGYDLNLYTIAYLSRTMPLELAALRGLAQVAAAGLLVIGAVRGRSALRFSPSRAVAFQSLSLMVIGGYMIVMVGAAQSLAWLGGNASQLAQLGFIFVSSVLIVAILPSGRVRGWLKVMLAKHFFQHRYDYRAEWLRFTRTIGRAGSQAPPLHERVVQAVADITDSSAGLLLVPAESGELVLASRWQWPTADVPAEALAAADVTFFEKRGFIVDLDEVRAGIDHQGEPQAVPAWMLEEVSAWALVPLLHFDRLVGLVVLGRPQVARKLDWEDFDLLRVVGMQLASYLAEHAGQSALLEASRFDEFNRRIAFVMHDIKNLASQISLLARNAERHSDNPEFRADMLITLRNAADKLNALLARLSRYGGNGTERVEDINASEVIRAIAARYNAPGMPQVHVTHNAPCHVLANREALEQVILHLVQNAIDASAEGMAVFLQANVDGLHGAIEVIDTGSGMSAEFMRNRLFKPFVSTKPGGFGIGAFEARELVKAMRGRLEVESREGLGSRFTVRLPLTSAQPLIDSIAGSASSPDKKVA
- a CDS encoding TIGR03013 family XrtA/PEP-CTERM system glycosyltransferase is translated as MIRLFKHYIPHSVLLLGLLDFILLIGAGEVGWQLRAHQIGIDPGLVPMRVTPLLLFAGLVQTAMIAVGVYGSDALRSMRYATARLLVAVSLGIIALSVVYFMLPGRTLWRSNLLYAMFLAMGSLVLIRLLLGGLLGTAAFRRRVLVLGAGARAERLRKLGDRPEAGFAIVGYVGMSSAAPVVVEAIHRDAINNLTRYVENLGVSEVVLALEERRNALPLKDLLRIKTTGVHVNDFSTFMERETGRVDLDTVNPSWLIFSDGFSSGRAISSAAKRLFDIAASLLLLTLTLPVIVLFALIVKIDSKGPAFFRQTRVGLYGQPFNLIKLRSMRTDAEVNGAQFAQENDPRVTRVGRLIRKLRIDELPQTWTVLKGQMSFVGPRPERPEFVADLEEQLPYYAERHMVKPGITGWAQINYPYGASIEDSRHKLEYDLYYAKNYTPFLDLLILLQTLRVVLWHEGAR